The following coding sequences lie in one Phaeodactylum tricornutum CCAP 1055/1 chromosome 12, whole genome shotgun sequence genomic window:
- a CDS encoding predicted protein, translating to MIVVFVVDTSPSMGRPAMGDSGLSRLDLAKQAVEDLCRQLRKRQIEHHRVLQEQSQAVQRSLINLGLDCTTPHSFLLLSTSRQHPDTATCAAGGRLLVGFSEGAPERLSATESSSSISADIPPLMQLQTHMETFQRELKGLQAAKWDPSHSPFPDGAGGASGLNSALSSGLQLLSRYRLQNRQTENFGMGRLPSTSLVMPNGAPATAALQPACLVLVTDGACLRQPPKLGGGSLQLQYGSQPLREFYTEPFRWDQRIFCLGVGSRPGITGSQYLHPQLRALCEVTGGAHWMVRTSTALHAVTESILRRISPPLPRELPLPDPLSSQETNTHATQAASVLGALPGASYVNGGPVCCFQGIESDELGRPSPKLRAMLMYVSTMATIGAEAEAPILSPPLWCIPESFFPSKKLDSLPPRPAQPLLYFSKYPSNLGLKSFEPLHVIKMLNRLDQTLAANRKAMAQTVKSLHRDVYICEWLGQEGGKPVQVNISSRQEFFPVFVAGGKPLSEDGESYLNIGILHVPTTNSAVTESAKPTRLVTLTLLPPDPHILLPLLIRAVDVENRFLSKMQSKVNDAVSVRAPISKTLVPMDEQWRSEFKGYMFRVPPYYQHALRRCLRTILPSSVHSLLNADSVESITLQCFSTVCLQKIRNGEQIARDYNERLERQEENLRKRGGIQLDFGHRNERLVIPRYGNYDSRTSIESYLSALRNMPAPWKVKTGGLNVHGSKSEKLTCVLSQEIVVGKDEPQKTAIDALGGLPVTCLMAYYESRRKWLFGGTGLSTRGVHVEGVNNGGSNSQRCHSIPSKEEPFLLALAGVGVSMLNQTTTTKMGDYRERLLFSKPPVVGYGSNDFAGVAATTATDGSPMWSVDNDAMPMPFFDEKTGEFIDSVQARMRTRLMVNFGNPYKEKRADSLIPEKYQSQSPSIKQRIEGGPNGRIPRVAPGSAPPESFNSVEEGEAVFVLKSPSRQSLKREQPGEPKSGSVVKRSRSEFGNTRQRGRASAPAPAQLGHKANGEAVNWSLIGTRFHWSPSQTSKCEINANY from the exons atgattgtAGTGTTCGTTGTAGACACTTCACCGTCTATGGGTCGCCCCGCAATGGGTGATTCGGGGCTGTCGCGGCTGGATCTAGCCAAGCAAGCCGTTGAAGATCTTTGTCGTCAGCTTCGCAAGCGACAAATAGAGCATCACCGCGTGTTGCAAGAACAGTCACAAGCGGTTCAGCGATCGTTGATCAACCTGGGGTTGGATTGCACGACCCCACATTCATTTTTGCTTCTATCAACATCTCGCCAGCATCCGGATACGGCTACTTGTGCGGCAGGGGGTCGTTTGTTGGTGGGCTTCAGCGAGGGAGCCCCCGAACGACTTTCGGCTACGGAATCTTCATCATCGATAAGCGCTGATATACCTCCCTTGATGCAGCTACAAACACATATGGAGACTTTTCAGCGTGAGCTTAAAGGTTTGCAAGCCGCAAAGTGGGATCCTTCACATAGCCCCTTTCCGGATGGTGCGGGTGGGGCTTCCGGGTTGAACTCTGCACTTTCTTCCGGGCTGCAACTATTGTCGCGTTACCGGTTGCAGAATCGTCAGACAGAGAATTTCGGTATGGGCCGTCTCCCTTCTACATCACTTGTGATGCCTAATGGCGCACCAGCCACAGCAGCACTCCAACCAGCGTGTTTGGTTTTAGTTACGGATGGAGCTTGCCTACGGCAGCCGCCGAAATTAGGGGGCGGTTCATTGCAACTTCAGTACGGATCGCAGCCATTACGAGAATTTTACACCGAGCCCTTTCGATGGGATCAACGAATCTTTTGCTTAGGCGTTGGAAGTCGCCCAGGCATCACAGGTTCGCAGTATTTACACCCTCAGCTGCGGGCTCTTTGCGAAGTCACAGGAGGAGCACACTGGATGGTTCGAACGTCCACCGCTTTGCATGCAGTGACTGAGTCTATTTTACGACGGATTAGTCCACCCTTACCGCGAGAGCTTCCCTTACCGGATCCTCTTTCTTCACAAGAAACAAACACCCACGCAACGCAAGCTGCATCGGTCCTCGGAGCTTTACCTGGTGCGTCGTATGTGAACGGGGGTCCGGTTTGCTGCTTTCAGGGTATTGAATCCGATGAGCTCGGTCGTCCTTCGCCTAAACTACGAGCTATGTTGATGTATGTGTCGACAATGGCAACGATTGGGGCAGAAGCTGAGGCACCAATTCTCAGTCCGCCTCTATGGTGCATTCCTGAATCTTTTTTTCCAAGCAAGAAGCTCGACTCACTGCCACCCCGGCCTGCACAGCCTTTGCTCTATTTTAGCAAGTACCCTTCCAACCTTGGGCTCAAAAGTTTTGAACCGTTGCACGTCATCAAAATGCTT AATCGATTGGACCAGACACTTGCTGCAAATCGTAAAGCAATGGCGCAGACCGTAAAAAGTCTTCATCGAGATGTTTATATTTGCGAGTGGCTTGGGCAAGAAGGAGGGAAACCGGTGCAAGTCAACATCAGCTCTCGGCAAGAGTTTTTTCCTGTATTTGTTGCTGGGGGCAAGCCCTTGTCAGAAGACGGAGAAAGTTACTTAAATATTGGTATTCTACATGTACCAACTACGAACTCGGCTGTAACTGAGTCGGCCAAGCCAACTCGACTGGTAACATTGACTTTGCTACCGCCAGACCCACATATTCTCTTGCCATTGCTGATCCGAGCTGTCGACGTTGAAAACCGATTTCTTAGCAAGATGCAGAGCAAGGTGAATGACGCGGTGAGTGTAAGAGCACCAATCAGCAAAACGCTTGTTCCTATGGACGAACAATGGAGAAGCGAGTTTAAGGGTTATATGTTTCGGGTGCCACCATACTATCAACATGCCCTTCGGCGTTGTTTGCGAACCATTTTGCCGTCCAGTGTGCATTCCCTGCTAAATGCAGATTCCGTTGAGTCTATTACCTTGCAGTGCTTTTCTACTGTTTGTCTTCAAAAAATCCGAAATGGGGAGCAAATTGCGAGAGACTATAACGAACGATTGGAGAGGCAGGAAGAGAATCTAAGGAAGCGAGGAGGCATTCAGCTTGATTTCGGCCATCGTAACGAACGACTGGTCATTCCGAGGTATGGAAACTATGATTCTCGCACAAGCATCGAGAGTTATCTATCCGCCCTCCGAAATATGCCAGCCCCGTGGAAAGTCAAGACCGGCGGACTGAATGTACACGGATCCAAGTCAGAAAAGCTGACTTGCGTACTGTCGCAAGAGATAGTTGTTGGTAAAGACGAGCCTCAAAAAACGGCAATCGATGCCCTTGGTGGTCTCCCGGTTACTTGTTTAATGGCGTATTACGAATCGAGACGAAAATGGCTTTTCGGAGGAACTGGGTTGTCGACGAGGGGAGTGCATGTGGAAGGAGTAAACAATGGTGGAAGCAATTCGCAGAGATGCCATTCCATTCCTTCTAAAGAAGAGCCCTTCCTACTTGCATTAGCCGGTGTTGGTGTCTCAATGCTCAACcagacaacaacaaccaagATGGGAGACTACCGAGAGCGACTTCTTTTTTCTAAACCGCCGGTGGTGGGGTACGGCTCGAACGACTTTGCAGGTGTCGCGGCAACCACTGCTACAGACGGTTCTCCAATGTGGTCGGTTGATAATGATGCAATGCCCATGCCTTTCTTTGACGAGAAAACTGGTGAATTTATTGATTCTGTGCAAGCTCGTATGCGCACACGTCTCATGGTGAACTTCGGAAATCCCTATAAAGAAAAAAGGGCAGATTCCCTTATTCCCGAAAAATATCAATCTCAATCTCCTTCCATTAAGCAGCGCATCGAGGGGGGACCTAATGGTAGAATCCCTCGTGTTGCGCCAGGCTCGGCTCCGCCAGAATCCTTTAATTCGGTTGAGGAGGGTGAGGCAGTGTTCGTTCTCAAGTCGCCGTCGCGACAATCACTGAAACGTGAGCAGCCTGGTGAGCCAAAGTCAGGGTCAGTTGTAAAACGATCACGATCTGAATTTGGAAACACG AGGCAAAGGGGCCGTGCATCCGCCCCCGCCCCCGCCCAACTCGGACATAAGGCCAATGGGGAAGCAGTCAACTGGAGCCTTATCGGTACGCGTTTCCATTGGAGTCCCTCCCAAACCTCCAAGTGTGAAATCAACGCCAATTACTGA
- a CDS encoding predicted protein: MGEDTPGTEEAKKIKKENDTTYYFLIQSVTGTAFPYVENANGHARTAWKNLCKQYTPEEEDLVDLESRFVKCILTNTQKDPEEWFNNIEYLNAQVEKISKQSKTSEIQLKAHVIANLPSEYSEVITASVVQSSEQSHKVPAHH, translated from the coding sequence ATGGGCGAAGACACGCCAGGGACAGAAGAAGCTAAGAAGatcaaaaaggaaaacgaCACAACCTACTACTTCCTTATCCAATCTGTGACGGGGACAGCCTTTCCGTACGTCGAGAACGCGAACGGTCATGCGCGTACGGCGTGGAAAAATCTGTGCAAACAATACACacctgaagaagaagacttggTGGACCTTGAGTCGAGATTTGTCAAATGCATTTTGACCAATACTCAGAAGGATCCGGAAGAATGGTTTAACAATATTGAATACCTGAACGCTCAAGTCGAGAAGATCTCCAAGCAGAGCAAGACATCTGAAATTCAGTTAAAGGCTCATGTCATCGCGAACTTACCAAGCGAGTACTCGGAGGTCATAACGGcatctgttgttcagtccagtgaacaatcccacaaagtgccagctcatcattga